TTCCAACCACGGGTCTTGAGACCGCAATCAGGgttgacgaagaggagggagtCAGGAAGAATGTCAAGCATGGACTTGAGGCGGTCCTTGATCTCCTGGGATCCAGGAACACGTGGAGAGTGTATATCGTAGACACCGGGACCGATCTGGTTAGAGTAGCCATAGTGCTTGAATGTATTCAAGAGCTTCATGTCACTCTTAGAGGCTTCGATAGAGATGACATCAGCATCAAGGCGTTGGATAGAAGGGAAGATGTCATCGAAGTCAGAGTAGCAGAAGTGGGAGTGGGTTTGCAGTTGATCGGTAACACCAGCAGTAGCAAGCTTGAAGGAGTCAACGGCCCACTTAAGGTACTCATCCCAATCGGAGCGACGAAGAGGCAACTAGAGAACGTAATCAGAACATATGTCAATAGAGCTGAAACGCTGACGTACTCCTTCGCGGATGGCAGGTTCATCGACCTGGATTGCGCTGATACCAGCCTTCTCGAGATCAACAACTTCGTCGCGGAGAGCAAGGGCCAGTTGCTTGGATTGCAACTCTCTCGAAACATCGGCACGAGGGAAGGACCAGTTGAGGATGGTGACGGGACCAGTCAACATGCCCTTCATGGGCTTGTTGGTCAAGCTCTGAGCGTAGCTGGACCACTTGACGGTCATGGGGTGGGGACGGCTGACGTCGGAGACGATGATGGGAGGTCGGACGTAGCTATCCCTTTGGGTAAGAAATAGTTGAGGACAATTGAAATGGAAAGACGTACCGAGAACCGTAGCTCTGAACCCAGGCATTTTGAGTAAAAACAAACCCTTGCAGTTGTTCACCGAAATATTGAACCATGTCATTTCGCTCGGGCTCTCCATGTACCAAAAGGTCAATGCCAATCTTCTCTTGGAATCGAACGACAGTCTCGATTTCCTTTTTGATGAATTCTTCGTACTGCGCCTCGGTGATTTCACCCTTTCCAAGCTTAGCACGAGCCTGGCGAATCTCTTTGGTTTGCTAAACGATCGCAAAAAATTAGTTGAGCCGTAATATCTTAAGAGTGAGTGAGACATACAGGGAAAGATCcaatggtggtggtggggaaCTTGGGCAAGTTAAGGTGCTTAGCCTGTACTTTCTTTCGTTCGGTAAATGGGCTTTTACGCTCTAATTGATCGGGAGTAATGGCGGCGACGCGCTTGCGAACACCGTCATCAGAGCTACTCTCAAACTCGCGACGCTTAGAAATGGAAACTTTGTTGGCTTCAAGAGCAGCAGCAATGGCAGAGTCCTGGGATCCCGAGAGGACGGCCGCGATGGTAGCAACCTCACCAGCCTTCTCCAAGGCAAATGAGAACCAATCCTTCTGCTCGGCAGTGAGCTTGTTCTCATTGGCGAGGGTGACGGGAGtgtgaagaagagaagaagaggtggCAACGATGATACGGTCTTGGCCAAGGATTTCAATAGCCTTCTGTCCAAGTTTGACAGCCGCGGCAAAGTCTGTCTTCCAGATGTTACGGCCAGAAACGAGACCAAGCGACAAAACGATGTTTGTACCCTTGATGGTAGTAGCAACAGACTCAAGCTGTCCGGGAGCCCTGTCGAGGTCAATGTGAAGACCAGCGACGGGAAGCTTAGCAACGATGTTGACATTGCTGTCGAGGCGGGAGAAATAAGTAGTGAGGAGGATTTTAGGGGCAACCTTGGCAAGAGCGGCATAGGTGGCTATGAATGGGGATTCCAAAGTTGCAGCGGCATCGAGAACAAGGACGGGTTCATCGACTTGAACCCACTCGGCACCAGCGGCCTTGAGATCAGCAAGGAGGGTTTCGTAGATAGGAATGAGTTTAGGTAAAAGGCTGATTGGTTGGAATCCAGGCTTCGCATCCTTGCTGGCTTTACCAAGGACGAGGAAGGAGATGGGGCCAAGGACAACAGGACGAGTGGTGACACCTGCGGCCTGAGCTTCTTTGAACTCTTCAACAGCTTTGTTGAAGTTcaacttgaaatttgtttcCTCGGAGAACTCAGGAACGACAAAATGATAATTTGAGTCGAACCTGTGATAGAAAATAGCAGAGGGATTAGTGAGACCTTAAAAAGATTTTCCAATAGATAAATATAGAACATACCATTTCTTCATCTCGGATGCGGGGACATCGACACCATCGGCTTGGCGTCCGCGACCCATGGCAAAGTAAACATCGAGAGGAGACAATCCAAGTCCAACATAACGCTTGGGGATGACGTTGAAAGCGGCTGAGTGATCAAGGACGTGGTCGTAAAGAGAGAACTCGCCGCTATAATTTTATCGTCAATAACAAGATGATCAGTAAGGAGGAGATAACAAACCTGGGGACGAAGTCGACACCTTGGGCCTTGACGGAGGTCCAGCTGGCCTTTTTAACGTCAGCAGCGACCTTGGTGAGGTCATCAGCAGAAATTTTCCCGGCCCAGTAAGCTTCAACAGCTTTCTTGATTTCACGGTTGGCACCTAGACAATCAGGAAGTGTCAGCTACGAGATCGCGTGCGGTAGTGCACGGAGGTAATAACATGGACCTCACCAATGCGAGGGAAACCGAGAACACTAGAGGAAACCATTTTGTATATAGTGAGGGATGTGGGAGTAAGAGATGAAAGAGATTCTCAAAAAAACGGGTGAGGATTGCGCTTATAAGATCCCCGCACGTGCCCCTGGACCCCTGATAATCGATCGCAACAAATTCGCCACCATTGTGCGACGATTTCACTTGATATTTCAAAGTGGCTCCACATTTTTTATTCCACTTTGGAACGCGAATCAACGCGAACACACTGCAGCCAACGCGGACAGAAGAGCCCATTTTTACCAGAAGTGGTCAAACGGTAAAGAAACAACTTGTTCAACCGAATAATTAAAAATACTTACACCTTTAAATCGAAGGCTGCATCGTCGAGAAGTCCTTTTTCAAAGCCATAATATTTTGGTCCTTTTGTTTTcacaaattttattttttattatCTACGTTTTTTTTCATCGCGAGACATTTTTACATTATTTTGTGGTCCTCGGCCGATAGGACATATTTTATGGTCAATCGCGGGTTTACTATTTTTTTAATTAGAGATTACCATGTCCGTAGAGGCCAGTCCACGAAACAGGAGTGCGGTAGTGACAATGATGACGAGGCTTTTCAGAGGCCCAATGTCCATAACCAACTTGGAAGAAATAATTAGCCCCGACGCCAATCAAAGAGACCAATGAACACACACCTATCCAGATAGCGGTGGCataaagaaggagaaagtaaaaaaagaaagaagaagaacaaaacaATCAGGCACTCTTGGAAGTCGACAATCCTCGGAGCCGTTGAATGGCTGAACGGAAGAAATCGCCTCCTCGAGATCGTTTGGCTTTGACGCTAATTGGTCTGAACTTGCTGAGGAATGTGGTACTTGGAAGTCGTACAGGTTCTCCGAGCCCCTCTTCCTCCGGGATGTCGGGCACTGCAACCGAAGGCTCTACTGCATTTGCAGCCGGTGTGATGGGGCCTCTACTCTCTGGACCCGATGAAGAACCCGATGATGGTTCCGAACGGGATTCCACCGAATCGCCGATAGTGAAGATACCCAGCGCGTTGTTGACAGGGTCGATATCCcgaaaagaagaaggaacTTTCCGAGCATGAGCAATGTATGGGTGGTCGACGACAGGACTAGGGAAGATATAGCACTCATCGGAACCCCGAGAGTGCTGGGAAAAGATAGATCTCTCCGCTGCAGGCTTAGACACAACTGGTCGACCGGCCTCAGCAGATGGAGTCTTCTTGATATCTTCCTGTGCCCTGGATGTCTCCTGATGCTCATAGTCGAAGAATTCCTTGATCTGAAGGATTTCGGCGCGCAGTGCTGGAAGGGAGATTCGGCTCAGCGGGTTCATGGTGaaaatcttcttcagaaGCGTGTTGATCTCTTCTGAGATGGGCAAAACACGACGAAGGAAGTTATTGTCGTGAATGAATGCCGAAAAACATTCGTCGTCAGAAGTAGCATATCGCCAAGGGTTGCGTCCAGTGATCATGTTGGTCAAAATGACGCCTAGTGCCCAAACGTCGTTATGTCGAGTTGAATATATGCCGGAGGTGATTCCTTTTCCAATACATTCTGAAAAGACCACAATGGTTTAGAATGGCGAGCAAGGCAATTATGAATTACTCACCTGGGCTCATATAATAAGAACTTCCACAGCCGAAATCACTACAGACTGGACTTTGAATCGACAGTCCGAAATCGGCCAAGCGCACATCCGTGCCGTCCCGAGAACATAGGACATTCTCAGGCTTTATGTCTCGGTGAAAAATACCCAAGTCATGGCAGTACTGGACCCCATCTATGAGTTGAAGGAAAGCACTCCTGATAAGCTCGGTGTTGTCTTGAAAGATCTGCCTCTCCGTAATCGCCGCGAACAAGTCGCCTCCACAGCACAAATCCAAGACGACGTAGACGAACCTGTCGTCGTTGAAATGGTGATGGAAAGCGACGACATTGGGATGCCCAGAGACCAGCTTGTGGTTGGCAAACTCTCGTTGTTGGAGCAACTCGGTGTGGGAACCGGGCGCAGGCTTGTTCAAGCATTTGATCGCATAGAACCTGGCCTTCGCGGTAGTGTCGGAGGCACGGTAGACCTTTCCATACGCGCCGGATCCCAGAGACTCGAGGAGATGATAGCCATTGAGGACACGACCAGTGAAGTCGGGCATGAGTTCGGATTGAGCAACGCGTGCcatgattgattgttgaatgaagttgaagttgtaGGTGtaaaattgaatgaataaAGGTTGAAAGAATGAATTCAAGCGTCAGATACCAGCTGATGATTGAGTGGGAGAggtgaaaaaaaatgaagataGTGGTTGTAAGTTGGGGGGACAACAAGAAAGACATGATGCTATAAGGAGGCTCGGAGGCCAGTCAGAAACCTAAGAGACATGAGAGATTGTAAAGCAGACGATGACAATGGATTTTGTCGCTGACTAGAACGCTGGGACGAGCAGGACAAGTTTTAGAAGGAAAGGAGTTTGACTGGGACTGGATTATGGTTTGCGACTAAGTTCGTTCGGCACGATCACGGCAGTGGGGTAGATCAGATCAACCCTAGTACCCCGCTATTTATCCGGAATACCCCCGTTACTTACCCCTGATGCCGGCCCGTCTGGCTAAATGTACAGCGGTCTCGTATAAAAGTCTTGTCTTGCGTTCTTATCTCCGTGTTTTTCCCTACAATGGCCACAGATAACCCCTCCTTTGTTCTTCGTGCCGTCGAGGATGTTGTCTATGAGCAGCGCCCCGTCCCAGAAAGTTTGTCTCTTTTGTTTTCCAGATCTACCCTCTCCCTGACACCAGTGATCATCCAGTCAGAGAAAATGAAGTTCTCGTGGCGGTGAAAAAAACAGGCACTTATCTTATCTCttcatctttgatttttcttgTTGATCATCTACACCTTAGGAATCTGTGGCTCTGATGCATGCTATTCTCCTTCGATAGCCGGTTGAGTGTTCGTTAACCTATCTGTCAGGTCCATTACCTTGTCCATGGTCGTATTGGCGACTTCGTCGTCAAAGAACCAATGGTTCGCTTTTTAGAGTGTGTCATCACGAGTTGTATTGACAATTATTGCAGGTTCTTGGCCACGAATCTGCTGGAGTCGTTTCAAAAGGTGTGTATGCTCTTTGTTCGGGTGCAAGAAACAATTAACGATTAAGGATGTTACAGTTGGCTCAAACGTCAAGACCCTCAAAGTAGGCGACAGAGTGGCCATGGAACCAGGTGCTACTTGCCGTGAGTTTATTCTACTCAACCTATCTAAATTTCATGTCGAATGTTGTCGATTCAGGTAACTGCGATGCATGCAAAGCTGGTCGATACAATGTATGTGGATGCTATTGATTTACGAAATTACTCGACAATCTCATTCTTACGTGCAGCTATGCACCGACATTGTCTTTGCTGCCACTCCCCCATACGATGGAACTCTTGGACGTTTTTATCGCTTACCGGCTGATTTAGCTTACCCACTCCCAGACAACGTCACCCTTGAGGATGGTGCCATGGTAAGTAATTTGGTATTGTACTAGCACTTCGTCGCTTACCCACTTTAGATGGAACCACTGGCAGTCGGCGTACATTCAGTTTCCAACCTTGGTGGATTCCGAGCAAGTCAATCCATTGCCGTATTCGGTTGTGGTCCGGTAGGACTTTTGTGCATGGCCGTCGCTAAAGCCATTGGTGCTTCAAGGATCATCGCCGTGGATATTGTTCCCGCCCGACTGGAATTTGCCAAAGCCTATGCCGCTACCGATGTATATCTCCCACCTAAATTCGAGGAAGGAGAGGCAAGAATCGACTATAGCAGGAGAAACGCCAACCTGATGAAAGAGACACTTGGAATTGAAGAGAGAGGATCCAAAGCCATTGATCTTGTCATTGATGCCAGTGGTGCAGAAGTCTCAATCCAAACAGGGTTTTACATTGTCAAGTCAGGTGGCACTTTTGTTCAAGTACGTTTGAATGTCGGATTATATCGCCTAAATTGAGCGTGGATTCTACAGGTTGGAATGGGAAACCCACACGTAACTCTTGACCTTGGCCAGCTCATGACAAAGGAGCTCAACTATAAGGGCTCTTTCCGATATGGGGTGTGTTACTCTCACATTACCAGTATACTGCATCATAGCATGGTATTGATCTATCTTTAGCCCGGAGATTACCCTCTTGCTATTTCTTTCGTGGCTCATGGCAAGATTGATTTGAAACCCTTGGTGACTCACAGGTTAGTGGAGTTGAATTCTGTTTGATGATTTGATTTAATTCCCCCGTTTTAGATACAAATTTGAGGACGCAGTTGCAGCCTTCAAAGCAACGCGCACGGGGAAGAGCGAAGATGGCAAAGGTGTCATCAAGGCCATTATCTCTGGACCAGACGCTGAAGACTAATGGGGCCGTTACACATAGAGGGTATACTTATGGGGCTTTAAGCTATTTGTATCATATATATTACAAcgaatgaatgaaaaaatgAATGTACTACATAATTTATTACCCTCTCATCTACGGGCCCCTATTGTATTATCAACGTGCTACAACATGAACAACGGACGTGGACATGGCTTCGGgatcttttgtttttttatatataagcaactgttttcttccctGTTCATTGATAATCGATTGGTACATTTTTGTGTCCGGACCTAATTTGTATCATCCAAATAATGTAAATTAATAAGATTGACAGTTTTACAGCATTGTTCACCAAACCCAGGTCTTTTAAATTTTTGCATAACAGTTGactattcaatattcaattcCCAGGCGAGTCCAGGTGGCAGCTAACCAAAATTAATCTCATTCGATCCAAGTCGTTCTCCCATTGCCCAAATCCTTTGTCACTACACTCTATTTCATCGGTTAGACGATGAGTTACTCGACACGAAATTCCTTTTATCTTCGCATCTCCAAAAACATCGTGCTACCCATATACGTATGCTACTGGTCAGATCACCTCATTGGTCAGGTGTGCTCAACGAATGCCTTTTGCGAACTTAACTTTAGGTCTATCTCGATGAGCGACATGTAAACTGGATGTCAGACACTGTTCTGCAACATGTGTTATCTGATCTGCGTCCCCAGTGAGTTTCACCTATCCCTTCTGATTGACTGACGAACGTCGTCAATGTTATGCTGAAAATCATTCGACATGTAGTATTCTACCGAAGTTGAGAACTGAAGCTGATGGGCTTAAGAGTGGCTCTTCGATACATACGAATGCTACCGTTGACACACATAGAGGCGGTAAGCAGTGCGGCATTCACTAACAGACTCGTCATCACCTCTTTCCCTTCAGATTCCTACCAATTTTGCTATTTCATTCGTAAAACGGAGCCTCATTCGGTCGTTATTAAGGTGAATGAGTAGCACTGATATTGGAACAGAGGTTGACACAATTTCTTTCAGACTAGGAACTTCCGAACTGCACCCAGACGAACCCCGTCAACTATTTCATCAAACGTAGCACCCTCATCAAGTAAAAGGCAGGCGAAAAGGAGAGATATATCAACCTCTAACCAAGCGAAGAACAAAAGGCGTAGAACAGAGTCGAATATCCAAGAAGAGAGCGACATTGCAATGATAGGCGAGGATGATATAAATGCGGATGAAGCTAGTATCAATGCAGACGCTGAAATTCCCCCCATTGAGCTCGAgatagaggaagaggaagcaaAGCCAAAACCTGTTCTAGGCTTGACATATCAAGGTTTCAGTATATACGGACAATGTTTGTGTGTGGTGGTTGAACCTTGGCCCGTTGTACGGTCATCGACAGTCGCACCTGTGTTTGCAAAAGCAACACAATCATCGCAACCTATAGTCCGAGCGCAAACTCCTCTATTTCTTCCTGAGGAGCAAGAAGATACAGAAAATCATCAACAACCTTGGCGCTCAAATATTAACCAAGCTTACCTCCACCAAGTTCTTAAAGAGGTGGACCCGTCGGACAACGAGGATGACATGGGTGGGATGCTTGAATATAGTCAAGTGCTCAAAAACATAAGTGGTGACAGAGCTGGAGCTGTtaacgatgatgaagatatcGATGGATCTATCCTTTTCGGCGATGCAGATGAATTTAAAGAGTTGTAATAGATCGTATAGTGAATTAAGAATATTATAGCATAACTTTTATAAGATTTTTTGTCGTTACCCATTCTACTCTAGTATCCTGCTCCGACCTATGCTCGTCCGATCTCTCTGAGAATTTCGAGTTTGCGTTCTTCGTTAACTTCTTCGAAACCGGCGTTGGACATTTCAAATGTTCCGTGTCCTTCTGATAAGGAACGTAACCGATTTGAGTAATCGAGAAATTGGCTTAATGGCGCAATGGCCTGTATGGAGCGCTTTATGTGAGAGCCGCGACTGTGAACTCGAGATGTTGGCGCTCCAGAGGGTGATAACCAATCTGGCGGAATATATACACCATCCTCAGAATAGCCCTCCACCTCGGAACCATCATTTGAACTATTTCCACCTTCGAGGTCCAATAATTGGCCACCACGTTCAGTCAAATCCTTGACCACTTTTCCTAAATTGCTTTCGCCGACTGAAATTTTTAGCAAGACTGATGGTTCCAATAATGGACCAAATCCTGCGTCGCGAATACGTTTTCGAAGAGCGGTAGCCGTTGCTCCTGTGATAAGTGACGGAACTTTAGATCCGATGTTTTTTAAGCTGCCGATTTGGATGTGCAATCGCGTCATTGGCAAAGACGAATGTGGAGAATTGGACAAAGCGCTAAGCACTCCATCCGCTGCATATGTCAAAGGCAATCCAGGCATAGATTCGGGAGCTGGGACAGGTCTTCCCTTTTCATCAATTACAATGTTCCCGTCCCAGACAGGGTCACCCTTTTCGTCAGGCTCCAAAGCGCGAATTTTAAGAGGGGCGGTCAAAGTAACAGGCTTGCCACCGATATCAGTTTCCCAGACGTTCCAATTCGGCGAAGGTTCCCGAGGTCCCAATGCCTCTCGATAGCTAACGTATCTTCGGCCAAATTCAAAATTAACTTTCCATTCATCGTGCAATCGGCCCTCCACAATTTCCAAATGAAGAGCACCGAGGCCATGCACAAGTATTTGGCCTTCTTGAATATCGACACGAAGGGAAGGGTCTGTTCGCGTTAAAGATTCCAGAGCGTTTTGAACGGGTTGGAGGTCCGCATGAGAACGAGGGATGACGGAGGCTGATATCACTGCTGGAGGGGGAGTGATATCGCGTAACGTCGATCTAAAGGATTCTGATGCGCCTGATGCAACCAATGTATCACCCGTTCTCGTATATTTTAAACCCAGGATTACTCCAACTGAACCAAAGGGAAGTTCGTCAACCTCTTTGGCCTCTGAGGCGTAGAGTAAGAGCAATTTCGAGACCTTTTCTTTCTGATTCCTATTAGTGTTCAAAAGAAGTGTTTGTCGGGTAAGCTTTCCTACAAATGAATGTTAATAAAAAGATGTACGGAGTAAATGTTTTATAAACTTGCCCGCATAAACACGAACGAATGTCATCCAACCTCTCTTGTCATCCCAATTAACTTTCCAGGCAAGTAACTGAACGGGTGTATTAGATTTCCAAACCTGTGGGCTTACATCCGTTGGGCTTGCAAGTAGTTCCCCAACATAATCCATAACAAGCTCGGTACCTATGTGCTTTGCTGCCGCACCACATACAACTGGTAGCATATGGCACCCAAGTGATGCTTCACGAAGATGCTTCATTACAACGTCATCGTCAATTTGGAGATACGCAGATGGATCGGAGGGCAAGTTGAGTAGAATTTCCATGAAACTCTCCGAGATCATGGAGAGATTTTCTAGTAGTTGAGTCCTAGCTGAAACCAAATGCGAGGATAGAGGATGTGAAGGAGGTAAAATGCTGTCTTTTTCCAAGTCGGTGATATTCCGGGGTAAAGGATACTTTGATACTTGTCCTTCTTCGTCCCATTTCCAGACATTCCATCTAACAAGGTCAACCAAACCTTGGATTCCAGGCTCTCCTTCCGCATAGTGCTGAGGGTTGAAGGAAGCAACCGGAAGCGTAAGTGCGATAGGATTTTGGTGAAGTCTATGCTTTAAGAGAGACTTTAATGAGGACTTGAATGAAGCACCAGGTCTATCCAATTTGTTCAAAAAGATCATCCTAGTCCCAACGCCATACCTAGAAAATTGGGTAAGAGAAAATCTCCATTAAAATGCAATTATCTCACCTAGGGCACGCACCTGTCGAGCTGACGCCATACCCCTCGAGTCTGGGCCTCTACTCCTTCCACCGAGTCAATGAGAACAACAGCACCGTCCACGACGCGGCTTGCACTTTCTACTTCCATTCCAAAGTCAGCATGTCCAGGTGTATCAATAAGATTGAAGGTCCAATCTTTCCATTTGACTGGAATGCTAGCGGATTGCACTGTGATGCCTCTTTCTCGTTCGACAGGAAGGTAGTCAGTCGTTGTGCTTCCTGTATCCACGGTTCCAGATGCCGCCAGATACGATGATTTGAGTAGAATGGACTCCGTAAGAGTAGTTTTACCAGAGTCTGTAACAATGTCAAACAAGAGGAAAAGGTATGAGATAGGCAGCTAACCTATATGAGCTACCAGAGCCATGTTCCGCAGTTTGGAAGGATGCTGAACGGACG
The sequence above is a segment of the Psilocybe cubensis strain MGC-MH-2018 chromosome 4, whole genome shotgun sequence genome. Coding sequences within it:
- a CDS encoding Ribosome-releasing factor 2, mitochondrial is translated as MVLRCHLQGIRQAIIYCVHRQYATTSVQHPSKLRNMALVAHIDSGKTTLTESILLKSSYLAASGTVDTGSTTTDYLPVERERGITVQSASIPVKWKDWTFNLIDTPGHADFGMEVESASRVVDGAVVLIDSVEGVEAQTRGVWRQLDRYGVGTRMIFLNKLDRPGASFKSSLKSLLKHRLHQNPIALTLPVASFNPQHYAEGEPGIQGLVDLVRWNVWKWDEEGQVSKYPLPRNITDLEKDSILPPSHPLSSHLVSARTQLLENLSMISESFMEILLNLPSDPSAYLQIDDDVVMKHLREASLGCHMLPVVCGAAAKHIGTELVMDYVGELLASPTDVSPQVWKSNTPVQLLAWKVNWDDKRGWMTFVRVYAGKLTRQTLLLNTNRNQKEKVSKLLLLYASEAKEVDELPFGSVGVILGLKYTRTGDTLVASGASESFRSTLRDITPPPAVISASVIPRSHADLQPVQNALESLTRTDPSLRVDIQEGQILVHGLGALHLEIVEGRLHDEWKVNFEFGRRYVSYREALGPREPSPNWNVWETDIGGKPVTLTAPLKIRALEPDEKGDPVWDGNIVIDEKGRPVPAPESMPGLPLTYAADGVLSALSNSPHSSLPMTRLHIQIGSLKNIGSKVPSLITGATATALRKRIRDAGFGPLLEPSVLLKISVGESNLGKVVKDLTERGGQLLDLEGGNSSNDGSEVEGYSEDGVYIPPDWLSPSGAPTSRVHSRGSHIKRSIQAIAPLSQFLDYSNRLRSLSEGHGTFEMSNAGFEEVNEERKLEILREIGRA
- a CDS encoding Negative regulator of sexual conjugation and meiosis, with the protein product MARVAQSELMPDFTGRVLNGYHLLESLGSGAYGKVYRASDTTAKARFYAIKCLNKPAPGSHTELLQQREFANHKLVSGHPNVVAFHHHFNDDRFVYVVLDLCCGGDLFAAITERQIFQDNTELIRSAFLQLIDGVQYCHDLGIFHRDIKPENVLCSRDGTDVRLADFGLSIQSPVCSDFGCGSSYYMSPECIGKGITSGIYSTRHNDVWALGVILTNMITGRNPWRYATSDDECFSAFIHDNNFLRRVLPISEEINTLLKKIFTMNPLSRISLPALRAEILQIKEFFDYEHQETSRAQEDIKKTPSAEAGRPVVSKPAAERSIFSQHSRGSDECYIFPSPVVDHPYIAHARKVPSSFRDIDPVNNALGIFTIGDSVESRSEPSSGSSSGPESRGPITPAANAVEPSVAVPDIPEEEGLGEPVRLPSTTFLSKFRPISVKAKRSRGGDFFRSAIQRLRGLSTSKSA
- a CDS encoding putative 5-methyltetrahydropteroyltriglutamate--homocysteine methyltransferase; amino-acid sequence: MVSSSVLGFPRIGANREIKKAVEAYWAGKISADDLTKVAADVKKASWTSVKAQGVDFVPSGEFSLYDHVLDHSAAFNVIPKRYVGLGLSPLDVYFAMGRGRQADGVDVPASEMKKWFDSNYHFVVPEFSEETNFKLNFNKAVEEFKEAQAAGVTTRPVVLGPISFLVLGKASKDAKPGFQPISLLPKLIPIYETLLADLKAAGAEWVQVDEPVLVLDAAATLESPFIATYAALAKVAPKILLTTYFSRLDSNVNIVAKLPVAGLHIDLDRAPGQLESVATTIKGTNIVLSLGLVSGRNIWKTDFAAAVKLGQKAIEILGQDRIIVATSSSLLHTPVTLANENKLTAEQKDWFSFALEKAGEVATIAAVLSGSQDSAIAAALEANKVSISKRREFESSSDDGVRKRVAAITPDQLERKSPFTERKKVQAKHLNLPKFPTTTIGSFPQTKEIRQARAKLGKGEITEAQYEEFIKKEIETVVRFQEKIGIDLLVHGEPERNDMVQYFGEQLQGFVFTQNAWVQSYGSRYVRPPIIVSDVSRPHPMTVKWSSYAQSLTNKPMKGMLTGPVTILNWSFPRADVSRELQSKQLALALRDEVVDLEKAGISAIQVDEPAIREGLPLRRSDWDEYLKWAVDSFKLATAGVTDQLQTHSHFCYSDFDDIFPSIQRLDADVISIEASKSDMKLLNTFKHYGYSNQIGPGVYDIHSPRVPGSQEIKDRLKSMLDILPDSLLFVNPDCGLKTRGWKETEASLVNLVEAAKWARENYA
- a CDS encoding putative D-xylulose reductase A, with protein sequence MATDNPSFVLRAVEDVVYEQRPVPEIRENEVLVAVKKTGTYLISSSLIFLVHYLVHGRIGDFVVKEPMVLGHESAGVVSKVGSNVKTLKVGDRVAMEPGATCRNCDACKAGRYNLCTDIVFAATPPYDGTLGRFYRLPADLAYPLPDNVTLEDGAMMEPLAVGVHSVSNLGGFRASQSIAVFGCGPVGLLCMAVAKAIGASRIIAVDIVPARLEFAKAYAATDVYLPPKFEEGEARIDYSRRNANLMKETLGIEERGSKAIDLVIDASGAEVSIQTGFYIVKSGGTFVQVGMGNPHVTLDLGQLMTKELNYKGSFRYGPGDYPLAISFVAHGKIDLKPLVTHRYKFEDAVAAFKATRTGKSEDGKGVIKAIISGPDAED